atattctgATTATTCTGTAATTAGACTTTAGTTTCTCTTTAAAAGTGACAATTACAATGTTCTCAGAATGATCAGATCACAAAGTATATTTTTAATCTGTCTGAATATCAACTTAAATTAATGTGTACGTTCTATATGCTCACCAACTGAATGCCAATACAAGGGGTTAACACAGTTTAATATGGAGACAATTCACTGCAAGTGAAACGTCAATACTACTTTTACTAATACATTTCCTTCATCTCAGTGGTTAAGATAAGGATAATAAGAGTTTTTTTCAATGATATAAAATATCTAATACAAAACGGTTTTATGTTGAAACTATGGCATCCGATAACTACATTAATCGTTTATCGAACATAAACTATATTTACCATATTCAACATAAGTTATCAAATTCATCTTTCCAACAATAATTTGCTAATAAGTAAAAATGAAATAATCCATttcttaaataattattttaatgtaataaagcatttcataaaatattcaaaaacatATATACTTTTTCTATTGTGAAACTCGACCATATTAGCCTTAAAAATATGCGAGcgatataaaatgattaatttacaTAGTATCTATAACATTATTGTATCGATTTTTCATTATCACAGATTGTTTTGTTGGTAGGCCTACTTTTAATATTGGAGTTTTAAGGCCTACAATGGACTAGCAAATTTTAATATAATCTAATTCAAATTTGTACTAAACGTACAAACCAACATCATGTTTCTAGTGTTGGAAAAAGTCTTGTTAACACAAAATAGGCTACATCATAGTTACTCCAATATGTTGTGTGTGCTGCTACCGTATATAAATAATTTCGCCCCAAAGTTGCTCGAAGCACGTAATCCAACCGTTGTGCTAATTCTGATAAGTTAACAAAAATATTCGATTATGTTctattttacaattattttaatattatctcAAGATTAAAGATTGTATTTATACCTTGGCCTGGTTGAAGTGGTGTAGAAGCATCTTCTTTAGCATTCCAGCCAGCTCTTACTAAACCCCATAAACTCCAACCTTTATCCACAGCACGAGTAGACATATCTGGGCTCTCATCTCTTTCATCAGTTTCTGTTATAGTACATTcaacaaatttttatattaGATTTGTAAACATCTATTATTAtagaaagaaatagaaaaatttATTGTACCTGGAGGAGAAAAAGTTTGATCTACAGTACTTATTGCAGGAGGTGCTTGTTCCATTGTCTGTTGACCTTCAACACctccatatggtggaataagAACTGGTTCAATTTTGCTATATCCTCTTTCTAGAAGTGGTTCCATTCTATAAGCTACAGGATCGGACCAGTGAAATATGTTATAAAATCTTTTACATAATCCTTGTGGCATCACATCtgttttgttagatggagaacgTGTACGTAATGCAAGAAATACAGACAGAGGCGAACCCaaacaaaataaattttcaatctgcaattacaaaaatattttatctAATGCTTTTATTCTCTTTAAAAAAACTAgttctttttttataaatgtCTCATATGTATAATACTCATAGAAAGAAACTGAAAGACATTAGTAAATTAACTGTTCTCATACTGTGTATTATTTGTGCTCTATCTTATATGTTAATAATCACAGTTAGTTCTTTATTTATGTTAGTTTAGGTTCTTATATTTTGCACTGTTCTAGTTGAAGAATGTTTTATTTTAATCATGTATTAgataacaaaaatatattctATATAGCTTGAGACAGAATTCTAATTTACTATCATTTTTCTGTTTATTCTTATGAGTATAATCATGTGTATAGTATAGTTTGTATTATGAATCTGTgagaacatttaatcctcaccgCGCGATATTTAGTTCTGAATGGTCAAAGACCATTATTGAACAGACAGTATTGCGAGGATTAATATGAACTATGTAcatatttcatatttcatatttcatCCTGAATAACATAATAAATAGTAATACTCACTGGAAATTGTAATCGTTGTAATAAAACTTCTTGTGTTTCGGGGGACGGAGGTCTTGTGTCTGGACCCATCCAACCTGTGACAATATCATAAACGATCACACATCCCAAAGAATGTGCCAAGATTGAAACTTTCCCTTTCCAACCAGGATGCCGACTAGCAAACATAAAGTATAGTCTATTTAATTCTTTTTGTAAACCAGCTCTTACTTCTCCGCCATAAAGAGGACTTGTGTAGTAAAGAATATCCATTGCTGATGTATTTAATAAGTGTCGTATACTTAATACACTATAAGGTGTAATAGCTTCAACTATATCTAAAAacatatttatttatgaaataaaaaaatatgaaatttaaaataaacgtaattgtaataaGCAGAAATGGAAAAAATTGCTAACTATTACATGTAATAATTTTGAAAACTACAATTAAATGGCTTTTTACCTCCATCAAGTTTTAATGATGATCTCCACTCAACCGGAAAAAATTCTACTCTATAATTTGAATTGGGAAAGTATTTTTGCTTTAACCAGTCTACACAATCTCTGAATCTAAACATAAGATATAATGTATTGACTTCATGAAATTTGATATCTTAGTTATTAATTATGTTGATAAAATTTTCTACATACGATGTTGTATTACGTATTATTTTTCCAGTATCCCTTTTTTGACCAATTCCATGAACTACAAATACCAAATGATCAATATCATGAGGTTTGTCATCCACTGTTGCTGCAACTTTATAGCCCCTCCTTAATTGATAACCCGTAGCTGTAAcaagtattataaataatatgatATAATTCCACTTTTACtataaaagaaaggaaaaagtaCTAACTTTTTGCAAAACCCAGCTTTGATGTAACACTACGCATTAATTTACTGTGTCTATATTCACTATACAATATCACATCATTTATACTATGCCAATCAACATGAAATTCAGGAAAATGTTCTGTATATAATACTGAAACAGAAATATTTCCATTATATGTATGTTATATTTACATAAGTATTTTAAAGAATTTATACCTTTATAAGAATGGGAAGGTGTATTACATGCTGATGTAGTTTGACTTGGTGATTGTTTTTGGAAAAGATTAAGATGAACTTCTTCTATAACTTTAGATTGTTCTGTCTCTAAAGGTATCCAACTGCCATCATAATACCAAGTACCTCTCATAATTTCCCATTCTTCACCTTtagataaaattaaaattaatgatTATATATGTTTAGATGTACATGAAAATATatataagaagaataaaacaaaataaaataatgacAGATTGAGTGTATTATAAGGAGATGCATAATATTTGTATCATATTACTGCTTGCATTGATCATAGTTAAATGGAATTGGCTATAATAAACTCAAGGACAAAGCAATCTTTATGGCTGAAATGATAACACATAAGTAAAGCTGtgaaattataatttatataagAAAACTTCAGTAAATCCAGACGAGGCTAAGACTTTTTTACcttataaaaagaaataaaataaaatagtctaATGTATATAGAATtttattaatatagctattatttaTAGTTATACTTATTGCTTTCCCTTATAAGATTCTTATGTTTAAATTATCTCAAATTATAATATAACAAATAAGGTGAAAAATTACATACCTGgacaatatattgaaacacactTCATTTTATCAATTTCTACATCATACATTCCTCCTTTAACTACAATTTTCTCAATAGGAGGTGAACTATGGGCTTCATCATTATTTTTACTAACTAAATTTTGATAATTTTGCCAtgcattttcaatccttaaactaTCATATCCACAAAATTCTACCCATCTTTTGTCTACACCATCTCTATAAAACCAACGTATTTGTTCTGGTGTCAAAGGTTCAGCATACATTAATTCGCTCATTACACTTTCTGGCTCTTCCTTTGAATTTTGTTCTGTGGTAATATCTGTAATTTCTTTAagcattaaaaatgaaaatcaaTAGAAAATATAAAGGTAAATTTAATAGTTACATTATTGTACACATTTAAAAAAGTAAAGAATTTAGAAAAATAATAActaaataaaaacaaaaatacTGAACAATTCCTCAAAAGTATAGCTaaactataaaaataataaaaatataaacaaaaaGTATTGAATAGCAGTTTATATGATAtacgtatgtatacatatataaattgattaaaaatttatatatacAATTCTATCGTTTTTTCATAGATTATCTGCATATCATAAACATTTTTACTTCCTTCTACTTAATAACCTCGCACGATTCTCACACATTCAATTGTATTTTGTATGCGAATAGACTAATGCCAATTCACGGAAAGtcgtttagaataattattcgaATGAATTAATATTCGTAAAAAGAACGTTACAAAATATTACCCTCGCATTGCTGAAACTCCAGGGGTGTATCGCTGAAAGGATCAACTTCGGTCCTGCTATCAGACATCCTGTCAACACGTAATTATCACTGAACAGCTGTCAGGTTCCGTGATTGCAAACAATTAGAATATTATAATACAAATTCGATGTTGTTTAATACGTATAAAACACGTTCACTTTTCGGAAAAATTTGTTTTGAACACTATTGAGCACTTGTCATcgatgaaaaatgattattaggacACACCACTCATCTGTCAGTGCACGATATTGCGAATTCTTTGTTTACGAACGAAAATTCAGCTAATGTCGCGCTTAGTTAAATTAAGACTAGGTGTAACACGGCGTAACGTTGAAAACCGAGTGACGAAGCGACGATCGGTCACTGCAGTAGTTGAACGTTATCAAAAGACTAATGTCGAACCTCTTCCTTCAACAACGTATCGCACACTGCACGCGTTATCTTTATCTTATATAATTTTTCTCTTATTTTCTCGTATTTTTATTATCTTGTCTATGCAACGGTAGACGACCGATACACAAACGTAATGTAATGCGTAAAACAATATATGATACGTAGAATTTACATGCTTTTTATGCTACTGTGTGCAATCTTTTGTACGTAGGTGTGTAGGTACGATGTATGCGTAAGCGCATGTATCGATAAATGATTGAACGCGACGTTATGTACTATTACCGATATGTATATGTTGAATCACGTGAGAATTGTTTGGATGGAggcaaaattaaataaatttgaaataataaatGGAATGATTTGTCCTTTCATTAGCACTTTTTATAAATTGAAATAAGGTGTTCTTTCATTTAAATAAGTTCGTTTGATATTTGTTGTTTCAAATGATATCTTGAATTGCATTCAGACTTGAATGTATGAATCATTGCATGATTAATTGAGAATGCGATTTGACGTAATGGTTCTTTTATACAACATGAatggcattttatacgatctagaTCAATCTAAATCGATGTTAATATAATAATGGTAAATTAAAATGAATGCATCTTGAATTACTTGTTAATGCAATTAAGTGTTTTGTACTGGCAAAAGAATACGGCATTTATGTTTATGAATAAAGTGTACGATATATGTAGATAGATCTAAGTTTAAAAATAGTTATGAAAgcatttcattgtattttaacctattTTAGTAAACAATAGTAGAAAACAGATGATTATAAGATTCTCTAGTAATTAAATCTCTAtttgttaaattctaagtatttATTCcactatgtatgtatatttcaaaagaataaatatatgaattgttttaaaataaattattgcgaattttttAGAAGTGGAATAATACTTTATAATAGTCAGTACAAAAAAATGCACACTGTATAGCGTACAAAAACTGAATGGTATTGATCACTTTCTATGCTTAATCACGATTTTAAAAGTCTGAATCTTGTATTTGATGTTGATTAACATTCATGAGTACATATTCAGCTCATTCCCATTCATTGTAATATTTTGACCCCAAAATGTATTCTATACACCTGTATTGTAAACATTAAACGAATTAATAAGTAATGAAGAATTATATATTATACTCATTGATAATTCTGATTACTTATTATGTAAATCCACTAAAATTACTCtaaggttacaattatttaaatCTTTTCAAAAGTAAAACATGTTTGAAAGTTATACTATAAAAAAATATCATTTTATTAAGCCATTCATACATCAAGATTTCACAAACAGGTACACTTCAAAATAAAGTTCAAAACAATACAATATGTATTATTTAGAGCCTCTTTAAAAAACAGAATGATGTCAAAATAGATAAATCAGGAGTATTCACTATTTTTATCCCACatttacaatgcaaaaaatacaTGTGCCCAAATCTATTTATTTAGAATCAATTTAGTATTGTATAGCACTTTGGTTGTATGTACACATAAGTATG
The sequence above is a segment of the Calliopsis andreniformis isolate RMS-2024a chromosome 3, iyCalAndr_principal, whole genome shotgun sequence genome. Coding sequences within it:
- the LOC143177426 gene encoding phospholipase DDHD1 isoform X2, whose product is MSDSRTEVDPFSDTPLEFQQCEDITTEQNSKEEPESVMSELMYAEPLTPEQIRWFYRDGVDKRWVEFCGYDSLRIENAWQNYQNLVSKNNDEAHSSPPIEKIVVKGGMYDVEIDKMKCVSIYCPGEEWEIMRGTWYYDGSWIPLETEQSKVIEEVHLNLFQKQSPSQTTSACNTPSHSYKVLYTEHFPEFHVDWHSINDVILYSEYRHSKLMRSVTSKLGFAKTTGYQLRRGYKVAATVDDKPHDIDHLVFVVHGIGQKRDTGKIIRNTTSFRDCVDWLKQKYFPNSNYRVEFFPVEWRSSLKLDGDIVEAITPYSVLSIRHLLNTSAMDILYYTSPLYGGEVRAGLQKELNRLYFMFASRHPGWKGKVSILAHSLGCVIVYDIVTGWMGPDTRPPSPETQEVLLQRLQFPIENLFCLGSPLSVFLALRTRSPSNKTDVMPQGLCKRFYNIFHWSDPVAYRMEPLLERGYSKIEPVLIPPYGGVEGQQTMEQAPPAISTVDQTFSPPETDERDESPDMSTRAVDKGWSLWGLVRAGWNAKEDASTPLQPGQELAQRLDYVLRATLGRNYLYTVAAHTTYWSNYDVAYFVLTRLFPTLET
- the LOC143177426 gene encoding phospholipase DDHD1 isoform X1; the encoded protein is MSDSRTEVDPFSDTPLEFQQCEEITDITTEQNSKEEPESVMSELMYAEPLTPEQIRWFYRDGVDKRWVEFCGYDSLRIENAWQNYQNLVSKNNDEAHSSPPIEKIVVKGGMYDVEIDKMKCVSIYCPGEEWEIMRGTWYYDGSWIPLETEQSKVIEEVHLNLFQKQSPSQTTSACNTPSHSYKVLYTEHFPEFHVDWHSINDVILYSEYRHSKLMRSVTSKLGFAKTTGYQLRRGYKVAATVDDKPHDIDHLVFVVHGIGQKRDTGKIIRNTTSFRDCVDWLKQKYFPNSNYRVEFFPVEWRSSLKLDGDIVEAITPYSVLSIRHLLNTSAMDILYYTSPLYGGEVRAGLQKELNRLYFMFASRHPGWKGKVSILAHSLGCVIVYDIVTGWMGPDTRPPSPETQEVLLQRLQFPIENLFCLGSPLSVFLALRTRSPSNKTDVMPQGLCKRFYNIFHWSDPVAYRMEPLLERGYSKIEPVLIPPYGGVEGQQTMEQAPPAISTVDQTFSPPETDERDESPDMSTRAVDKGWSLWGLVRAGWNAKEDASTPLQPGQELAQRLDYVLRATLGRNYLYTVAAHTTYWSNYDVAYFVLTRLFPTLET
- the LOC143177426 gene encoding phospholipase DDHD1 isoform X3, which translates into the protein MSDSRTEVDPFSDTPLEFQQCEEITDITTEQNSKEEPESVMSELMYAEPLTPEQIRWFYRDGVDKRWVEFCGYDSLRIENAWQNYQNLVSKNNDEAHSSPPIEKIVVKGGMYDVEIDKMKCVSIYCPGEEWEIMRGTWYYDGSWIPLETEQSKVIEEVHLNLFQKQSPSQTTSACNTPSHSYKVLYTEHFPEFHVDWHSINDVILYSEYRHSKLMRSVTSKLGFAKTTGYQLRRGYKVAATVDDKPHDIDHLVFVVHGIGQKRDTGKIIRNTTSFRDCVDWLKQKYFPNSNYRVEFFPVEWRSSLKLDGGWMGPDTRPPSPETQEVLLQRLQFPIENLFCLGSPLSVFLALRTRSPSNKTDVMPQGLCKRFYNIFHWSDPVAYRMEPLLERGYSKIEPVLIPPYGGVEGQQTMEQAPPAISTVDQTFSPPETDERDESPDMSTRAVDKGWSLWGLVRAGWNAKEDASTPLQPGQELAQRLDYVLRATLGRNYLYTVAAHTTYWSNYDVAYFVLTRLFPTLET